In the Paenibacillus sp. FSL R7-0337 genome, AGCACCTCTGTGAGCTCAGATTTCTGGCTGTCCAGCAGCAGGTGATGCAGATAATTGGACTCATTGCGAAAATAATTGATCATCCCCCACTGCCAGTCATCCTCCAGCACTTCTTCGCAGATCACAAGATCCGCATGGTTCACCAAGTCCGGCAGTTCATAATCTGCTAAAGGATACAGCTCAAGCTGTAATCCAATCTTCCTGCTGCGCTCCTGCAGCCAAATTCCCTCATCCCGATCCTCTTTACAGGGCCGGTAGGCCAGCTTCACTACCTCTCCTCTGTATCCGCCGTCCTGAAGCAGCACCTTCGCTTCCTCTAATAACGTTTCTACGAACTCCCGCTTACTGCTCTGCCAGGGAAGGAAGCTGTCTGCCGGCATAATCCGGTTGCCTCCCAGCTCACGGATCAGCGCAAGCTGATTGTAGAGAATACGCATGGCCTGCCGGACTGCGGGATGATGGTGTACGCCTTCTTTTCGAAAATTAAACAGAAGGTATCTGCACCCGACAGCCGGATAATCGATACTGTGGCTCCTCCCCTCCTCTGCTGCGGCCACACTGCTCAGACTGGTACTGGCACCCGTCAGCTGATATTGACGTACCCCCGAGGCCAAATGCGGCAGGTACCAGATCTCGACCCGGTCCAGCAGTGGGCGGATTCCGTAGTAAAGATCGTAAGCGCTGAGTACAAGCACATCCTGGCTCAGATCCACTACCTGATAGGGCCCCGTGCCGACTGGATGCGCAGCGAAATCCACATCGTACGGAACAATCGACATATAGATCGAGCTGAACAGATGCAGGAAGAAGAAATTAGGCTGCACCAGATCAAACCGGATAACGTAATCCCCCTCCAGCTCCACATGCTTGATATCCTCAAAATGACAGATCGCCGGACTTTTAAGTCCGATCAGACGCTGGAGGGTTTCTTTTACATCCCGGGAAGTCATCATGCGGCCGTGGTGGAAGCGCACCCCCTTGCGCAGATAGAACAGGTAACTCGTACTGCTCTCGTTAGCCTCCCACGTGTGGGCCAGCCCCGGCAGGAAAACCCCGTTCTGTGCATCATAGGTAATCAAGGTACTGCAAATATGCCCCAGCAAATAGGTCTCAAAAGCGGTGTATACGGTAGCCGGGTCCAGCTTTTCCATCGCACGGTTACGGGAGATCCGAAGCACCTCCTGCCCGGAAGTGGAGCCGGGTTCGCTCCAGAAGCCCATTTGCTTATCTAGAACCGCCAGCAGGCGTTCTTTGAGCGGCTCGTTAACCGGGTATTGACCAATCAATTCGATGGCAGGCTTAATCCGGCCTTTGTTGACCAGCTCCTGAAATCTCTCCTCCAGCACCTCATCCGCATGACGTAAAAAAGTCATTAGCGAGTGATTCCCTCTCCCTCTCCCAGGTATCCAGGCAATCAGCTGCTGCTCCTCCAGCTTCCGCAGAATAAACTTCACATTGCGCGGTGTGCAGCACAGGATACCGGTCAACTGCTCAATCGTCACCGGAATCGGCTGCTGGAGGCTATATACGGGAGCCAGGGCTGCGGCCAAACAGAGATAATGCGTGCTGCTGGTGTCCATAATCTCAATCTCCTTTTAAAAGGTGAAAAGTTACATATAAACCTTACACTTTTACTTCCCCCTTTGTTCTATACAATTATACATAATCATTCGATATGAAGCATGCTTCATAATCAAAAACATGGACTAGGAGACGGGGATTCAAATGAAACAACATCTGCGCCACATTCACCCGCTGGCCTGGACCATCATCATCGGAACGATGTTCGGCCGGCTGGTTACTTCAATGAGTATTCCTTTTCTCTCTATTTATCTCACGCAGGTGCTTGGCGCTTCCGCTACCCAGACCGGGTTCACGGTGGCCGTCAGCTCGCTGGCAGGGGTAATGATCAGCTTCTACGGCGGTTATATCTCAGATGTGATCGGGCGCCGGATCGTCATGCTGGTCTCTGTGTTCGGTTGGGCCTGCGTATTCTTCGGCTTCGCCGCAGCGCAGCATCTGTGGGTCTTCTTCCTGGTGAACACGCTCAACGGACTGTGCCGCGCCGTATTTGAACCGACTTCACGGGCATTATTGTCGGATATTACCCCGCCGGAGCAGAAGCTGCTGGTCTTCAATCTGCGGTATGCGGCAGTGAATCTGGGTGTGGTCTTCGGCCCGATTATCGGCCTCCATCTCGGCTCCGCCAAGTCCACCTTCCCGTTCATGATCGCCGGGATCGTCTATATCGCCTATGGCCTTGTTCTCTTCCTGCAATTCTCGGTCCACCGTGCCAGCCTGCCTGTTCATGGAGAAGCCCGGACCCCGAAGCTGCTGGATGCGCTCGCAGTCACCGGCCGGGACAAGGTATTTCTGCCCGTTCTGCTGGGAACTATCTTTTGCGTACTCGGATATGGCCACTTCAGTTCCACACTGGCGCAGTATCTCGCGATGAACCCCCAATTCAGCAATGGCAGCCAAGTTTTCTCTTATATGCTGTCGCTTAATGCAGTGACGGTGCTAGTCGTCCAGTATCCTATCGTGCGTACAGCCAGCAAGTTCCCGCCAATTATCCCGCTGATTCTGGGCAATGTCTGCGTAGCCCTTAGTCTGCTGCTGTTCGGGATGCCTGGAGGGGTACCTCTCCTGATGTTCAGCGTGGTTCTGTTCACTGTCGGGGAAGTCCTGCTCTTCACGATGATGGATATGCTGATCGACCGGATTGCCAAGCCGGAGTGGAAAGGCACTTACTTCGGTACGATTGGCTTCAATAATATAGGCAGCGTCATGGCGCCTATTCTCGGAGGATTGCTGCTGGATCATTTCGGCGTTCTGAACGGGCCCGCTGTATTCGTACCGCTTGCGCTGACCACCGCGTTCGGTCTTCCTTTCCTGATTACCGCGCATAAAAGACTTCGCATCCGCGAAGCCGCCGAAGCAAGTGCACAGCGTGAGCTTGGTGCTTGAGGTATTTGAGACTAAGATAAACCCCAGACCTGCTGTGAAGCGGGGGTGGGGTTTATTGATATATACTTATCATTGTTTTTAACTCTTGTGATCGTCTCTAATAATCAATTAGTTAACATAATATTTGTTATGTTGATAAATAATGATTATACTGCAACTAAAGCGCCCATGGACCCTCCCAGTGCCCAATGAAATCGGTTTTCCGATTACATTCCCGCTCCTTAGCTCTACAATACAACCCCATCCCGCTTCAGCTGCTCCTGCAGCTGCGGAATATCGAGCGCCTGCGGCTTCACCCCTGCGGCAGCCGCGAGCGCTGCTGCTGTTCCGGCCGCCTGGCCCGTTGCCATGCAGCTTGGTGTCAGCCGGGTCGTGGCCAATGCTTCGTGCGAAGTCGAGATGCATCTGCCTGCGGCCAGCAGATTGGACACATTAGCCGATAGAAGGCAGCCGTAGGGAATATCGTACGCGCCGTCTCCGGCGATGAAGGAGGCCGTGACCCCCTTGCCGGACGGATCGTGAATGTCGATCGGGTAGCCGCTGCGGGCAATGACATCACTGAACTTCCGGCCTTCTACGACATCTTCTTGGGTCAGCTGGTAATAGCCTTTGATCCGCCGTGATTCGCGGATGCCAATCTGCGGCGCTACCGCTGAGATTGAGGCCCGTTCGAAGCCCGGAATGTCGCGCTTCAGGAACTCGGCCATAAGCAGCACCTGCTTGCGGCCCTCCTGTTCGGCCAAGGTCAGATCCTCTGCACTCGTTGCGTCCAGACCCTGAACGCGGGTACAGTTGATCAGCACCTCGTCGTCTGCCGGACCGGCAAAGAACAATACCTGGTCACGGTTAATCGGCACCTCGGCCCGCTTCCATTGCGAGTAGAACCCGCTTACCCCGGTCAGCGGCAGGTCCGGCAGCTCGGCGATCGGCGTTTTGCTGTAGAACTCCTCGGGATGACTGATCATATATGCTTTGACCTTATGCAAATCAACGCCGCGCATTCTGAACTTCATCGTCATCGGCTGGGAACGGTTATCCCCCTCCCGGCCCTGCAGCGTTTCGGCCCCGGACAGCTTGGCTACGTCGGCATCTCCGCTGCAATCCACGAAGATACGCCCCGTAACAGGCGTGCGTCCAGATTTGTTAGTCACGACGACATGTTCAATGACGCCGTCACGGGTCATCACCTCATCCACAAAGCTGTGCAGCAGCAGCTTCACCCCGGCTTCGCGCAGCATATCTGTAGCTACCACCTGATAAATCTCAGGATGGTACGGCGTCAGCGTATGCACGAAGCCGACCGTATCCCGCAGATGGCCCGGCGAACCGCCGCTGGCCTGCAGCCGGTCTACAATTTCCTGGGCGATGCCCTTAATGACCTGTTCACCTGAGTCTGTGTGAAAGGTCATCCAAGGATAGACCATAGCAGCGGTAGACATTCCGCCCACGAACCCGTATCGTTCAATGAGCACCGTCTGCGCCCCCAGCCGTCCGGCGGCAATAGCCGCCGTGATTCCTGCCGGGCCTCCCCCTACAACAACGACCTCTGCCTCTATTGCAGGATTCATATCATCTACTCCTCTCTGGTATGTTATTCCTTCCTGGTATGCTATTCCTTCAGCCCCGTCATAGCTACGCCCTCGATGAACCGCTTCTGCGCCAGGAAGAAAACGATCAGCAGCGGCACGGTTGCCATGACGGTGGCGCTCATCAGATAATGCCAGGAAGTGCCCACTTCATCTGTAAACAACGATAATCCCAGCGGCAAGGTCATCAGCTCACGCGTATTAATGAAAATAAGCGGGTCGAAGAATTCATTCCAGATGGACACGAACGTGAAAATCGTCAGTGTTGCCATCCCGGGACGGGCAATCGGCAGCATGATTTTCCAGTAAATGCGGAACCGGCTGCAGCCGTCGATCATCGCCGCTTCCTCAAGCTCCGTGGGTACAGTGATGAAAAATTGGCGCATGACGAAGATCCCGAACACACCGCTTGCGCCGAAGATCGGCAACAGAATCAACGGCAGATGCGTGTCAATCCAGCCCAGGTCGCGCATGAACAGGAACATCGGGATCGCCGTCACTTCATGCGGGATCATCATGGCACTGAGCAGCACCAGAAATACGGCATTTCTTCCGGTGAAGGGAATCTTGGCAAACGCATAACCGGCCAGCGAAGCGAAAAACACTGTTCCCGCCACGACGACAAATGAGATATAGATGCTGTTAAAATAGAAGCGGTGAAACGGGATCAGCGTAAAGACATCCACATAATTCTGAAACTGAAATACCGGCGGAATCAGCTGCGGCGGGTAGGTGAAAATATCCTGCGGCCGTTTGAAGGAAGTAGACAGCATCCACAGAAACGGAATAAGCATAATCAGCGATACCGCCGTTAATGCAGCATACACTCCTGCTACAGACCACTTTTTGCCGGCGCTAGGCATCGCTCTCATTGAATACCCACCTCTTTCGCAGCTGCCACTGCAGCAGAGTCAAGATCAACACCACAAAGAACAACACAAATGCAAGCGCCGAAGCGTAGCCCATCTGGAACAGCTTGAACGCTTTTTCCCAGATGTAATAGACCAGTACCTTGGTGCTGTTACTCGGCCCGCCCTGGGTCATCACATAGATCTGGCCGAACACCTTCAGCGAGCCAATTACGGTCATCACCACGGTCAGAAATACGGTTGGCGTAATCATGGGAAGGGTCACGTTGAAAAAGGTTTTGGTCTTGCCTGCCCCGTCCAGCTCAGCCGCCTCGTAGAGCGAACGCGATACCTGCTGGATGGCAGCGATGAATAATACCATATTTAGGCCCACATTCTTCAGTACACTTGTCACAATAACGGCTGGCATCGCCAGTCTCTCGTCATACAGCCAAGCTGCCCCTTTAATGTTGAAGAGCATCAAGAGCTGATTGATCAACCCGGAATCGGTGGCAAACATGTACTTCCAGACGATGGACCAGACGATCAGCGAAGTCATTACGGGAACGAAGATCGCGGTACGGAAGATGCCGATGCCCTTCAGGCTTCGGGATAACAGCAGCGCCAGCATCAGAGCCAGCACAATGTTAAACGGCACCAGACCCAGAGTGAAATAAGCCGTATTGCCGAAGACCTTCCAGAACAGCGGGTCCACCGCAATATCCTTGTAATTATCCAGACCGACGAACCGGTGCTCGCCAAGCAGCGGCCAGTCATTTAGACTCATATAGAGCGCTTTCCCCATTGGAAATAACAATAATAACGTGAAACCAAGCAGCATTGGCGATATAAAAAGCCATCCGGTCACCTGTGCCTCGCGGGCAAGCGGACCCTTGTTTCGTCTCTTGAGCTTTCTGTTCATGCCGGAATTCACCGCCCCCTAGCTCAATTTGTCTATGGCACCACGGAACGAGCTAACCGCACGCCGCAGCTCATCTTCTGTCTTGCCCGTCACCACTGCACCTAACATGATCGCTTTCACTCCCGCGCGCTGCAAGGACGGTACATCTCCTGTAACCAGCTTACGCTGGGAAGGCACCAGGACGGGAAGACCGGAATGGTCGGCCAAATACCGGTATTTCAGCAGATCTGCGAAGCTAAGACCCGTCCCGTATTCGCTGCCAGGTACAATCGAAGCTTCAAGCGCTGTGATCCCGAACTGCGCCCCTTCCCGGACCTGACTGAGATCATAGGTGTCATTAATGGCAAAGGTCCGGTCCAAGCTGTGATCCTCCAGCATAAAGGACGGCAGATGATGGGCATAGATCGAATAGAAATCGAACCCGAGCGGAGCAAGCCGCCTAATCTCTTCTTCCGACACACCCCCTAAGCTGCCTGAGGGCACTACCCCAAAGGGACCGTCAAAGGTAGAGCGGATCTCGCTAAAAATATCTTCATAGCCCTCAAGCGGACCGAAATGCGTACCGCTGGCCCGGTGGCCGACATTAAAATGAACCTTCAAAGCATCGGCGCCTTCCTCAAGCGCTGCCTTTGCCAGTCTTATATCATTGGCAGGAAGGCTGATGATCAAGGACAGGCCGCTTTGCTCCAATCTGCGCTTCAATTTACCCATTGTATTTCGCTCCCCATTTCGGGCGGTCCGTCAAGCCGGACGCTGCACTCTGTTGAACGCCGGTTGACGGACCCTTGCCCGGAGTCTTATTTCAAAATAGCCTCGACATCGCTCTGCATCTTCGCCATATTGTCCTTGGCGGACGCGGATTGGCCGAACAGGCGGTCAAAGCCTTGCAGCACAGCATTGTCGATATCCTGCCAGCGGATGTGGCCTGGAATGATGCGCGCCTTCGGCATTTCATCGATAACAGCTTGCACGATGTGCTCGGCTGGCGGGTTGTTCGGCTGATTCAGGAACGCATCGGAACTCAGCACCGATGTGCGCGGAGGTACGAAATAAGTGGAAGTCGCCTCAATGCCTGACTGGCTGGCGAACAGCTTGAGCAGTTTTTTGGCTTCCTCCGGATGCTTGCTGTCCTTGAACAGCGTATAGCCTGCTTGGCCCAGCATCGGAACACTGCCTGCGGAGCCGGACGGCATCGGTGCAATGCTCCATTCAAACCCTTTAATGTCACGCGCTTTCGAGACATAGCTGTAGTTGTCGAAGAACATTCCCAGATTCCCCGCATCGAAGCTGATCTGCTCGCCTGCTTTCGGGTGGGATTCGTCCTTATACATCATCCGCTCCAGCAGCTCCAGGGTCTCCACGCCGTACTGGTCGTTCCAGGTGAAAGCGGTCAGATCCTCATTGAACGGGCCGCTTCCATAAGACCAGGCGTACGAAGACAGAATGGCCCAGGTCTTCCAGTCACGGAAGAAGTTCGCGCCATATACCCGGCCCCCAGCGTCTTTGACAGCAATTGCTTTGGCGGATTCCTCGAAGGTCTTCCAGGTCCATTTCCCTTCGGAGGCCAGTGTATTCGGGTCGGTCAGGTTCGCCTTATCGAACAGCGTCTTGTTGTAGAACATGACCACCGGCGGTGTCGAGAACGGCAGGCCAAGCAATTGATCCCCGTCCCGGAACAAATCTAGCGTGCTCGGAATATAATCATCCAGGTTAAAGGAAGCATCGTCTTTGAAGGAGGAGACATCCGCCAGAATCCCGTTGGCCTTGAACTGCGGGATCATCCGCTCCGATACCCAGGCGATATCCGGAAGGGATTTCCCTGCGGCCAGCACGGATATTTTCTGCTGATAATCCGTGAATGGCACCGAATCCATGGTCACCTTAATGCCCGGATTATCTGCTTCAAATTGGCTGATCAGCTTGTTGTACACATCCATATGCCCTTGATTGCCCCACATCAGAAACTTTAACTCCACATCTCCCTGTTTCCCGGGACTCTCAGCATTTCCGCTTGCTGTGGGCTTGGCACAACCTGCCGTTAAACCCAGCAGCATGGCTGAAAGAAGCACTGCTCCTGCTTTTTTCATGAATATCCCCCTTTGATATGTTAGTTTTAATGACTCTTTTAGTATAAAGGAGACGTATCCGGTGTAGAAATCATCCAAAATACAGGAATGGTTCGTTATATTTATGTTTTTACGTCAGATTAACTAACATTTCATTCTTGACTATTAAATTGATTGCGGTATTCTCCACCCGTCATCCCCGTCTGCTGCTTGAACACCAGCATGAAATGCTTCGGGCTTTGATGGCCGGATAGCCGGGCGACATCATAAATTTTGAGCTGGGTATGGCTGAGCAGCCATTTCGCACGTTCCATCCGGGAATCGGTTACATAGTCTGAATAATTGCTGCCCGCCTCCCCCTTGAACAGCTGGCTCAGATACGTAGCGTTCAGATTGACATGGGAAGCTACCGTCTGCAGCCGCAGATCACCGTCAATATGCAGTCTGACATATTCCTTAACATCCCGTATGATCTTGCGCGTATCTCCCCCGCTCTCCACCCGCAGCGGGTCTGGCGTATGTTCCAGGGAAGATATGCCATGACGCTTATCGAGCAGCAACCGTGCTTTTTCCATCACACTAACCAGTTCATGACGTTCTACCGGCTTTAACAGGTAATGAAGAACGCCGTATTCAATGGCTTTTTGGGCGTATTTGAATTCGCCGTATCCACTCACGATGATGACGAGCAGCCCGGGATACATCGACTTCACCTTTTCGGCCAGCGCCAGCCCGTCCATTTCCTTCATACGGATATCGGTAATCATTACGTCCGGCAGCTCAGACTTTAAGTACAGCAGCGCTTCCCGTCCACCCGGCATTTCAGCCGTCACCTCGAAAAAGGGCACCGACCGGCTAATCAGCTCACGCATCCCTTGTCTAATTACGATTTCGTCCTCTACGAGCAGCACTTTATACATCATCTTCTCCCCCTGATTCCGGTATCGTTATTGTAATGGTCACGGCCAGCCCTTGCCCCGGACTTCCGTCAACCGTGAGACTCCCGCCTTCCCCGTACAGCAGCTTGATCCGCTGGCCGATATTGCGCAGCCCCAGACTCTCCTCCTCGCTGCGTCTAAGTGAATTCATGGAGGGATCTTGTTCGATCTCCCGGTTCAGCGCCGTGAGTGCCTCCTCCTCTAAGCCGTTCCCGTCGTCGCGGACCGTAATTAATAGCTCGTTGTCAAAACGCAGCGCTGACACCCAGATCGTCCCTTCTTCGCGCTCCGCGATCCCATGCTCGATGGCGTTCTCCACCAGCGGCTGAATCGTGAGCTTCGGTATGCGCAAATGCAGTACTTCTTCTTCAATCTCGTTATGCACCGTCAGCTTCCCGCCGAAACGAATCTGCTGGATACGCACATAGGAGTCTACGAACGCAATCTCCTCTCCCAGTGATACGAGCCGGCCGGCCTTGTCAATGGTATAGCGAAGCAGCTTGCCCAGTGCGGATACCATATCCGATACCTCATCATGCCTGCGCTGCACGGCCATCATATTGATCGATTCCAGCGTATTATAGATAAAATGCGGGTTGATCTGACTCTGCAGGGCGGACAGCTCTGCCTCCTTTTCCCGGAGGCGGGTCACAAGCACCTCATGAAACAGGCGGTTGATTTCGTCCATCATCTTGTTGAACCCGCGCCCTAGCTGCCCGAATTCATCTCCCCCAAGCGGACTGACCCGCTTGTTGAAATCTCCCCGCTCCACCCTGGACATATTACTCTTGAGCTCCACCAGCGGGAGGGTAATCCGGTACGATACCGCATAAGCGAGCAGCAGCACCGTCACCAGGCAAAAGAGGGCAAGCCATAACGTGAAAATCATCATCGCGCGTGATTCCTTCAGCATGACTCCAATGGGGGTCAGACCGATGATGGAAAGGCCCGAATACGGGGACTTATGGCTGATAAACAAATAATCTGTACCTCCCAGCCTCTCCCGCTCCCCGCCATGCAACTCATTGATCCGCCCGGAGCCCATAAGCTTGCCGTAGGCCGACTGCCCGTTATCCGGCTTTTGCTCATACAGCAGCCGCTGATCTCCATCAATGATCATCAGATTCGTGGACTCTTCAATCTTCAGCTTCGCAAAAACAGAGCCGAAGGCCGATTGCTTAGCGTCAATAAGGATGTAACCCAGACGCCTTAGCGTCCTGGGTTCCTTGATAACCCTGGCTACCGAAATATAAGATGAAGGGTCGGTTCCGGCATAATAAGACGGACGATGCGGAGGAAGAATGATCCACTCGCCGTCCGACCGCGTAAGGGCGCTGAACCATTCGTCATGCCTGGCATCCCACGAGGTGTTGACCGCAAGCGGTTCTACATTGGAGAACAGGGTTCCGCTGTTGCTCAGCAGGTGAATGCCCCGGATTTCCGGTCGGTCATAGGCCTGTGCAGAAGTATATAGCTTCATTTTCTGATAATCGTCAGACAGCGCCCATGTGCCTGAGCCCATAGGACCATCATATTTAGCCAGAATAGATAAGACCTGCTCGTCATACAATGGCATCAGCGACAACCGCTCCAGATCCTTCAGCAGCCTATCCAGATTGGCGTTGGCCTGTCCGGCGACATCTACCGTATATTGCTTTGTTTTCTCGTTCAAGGTGGAGGAGAAATGACGGTACGTCACCATCCCCTGTACACTTAACGGCAGCAGCGTCAGCATGGTGAACAAGAGCAGCAGTCTGGTGCGCATTTTACTTCTTCTCAACCGTAGGATCAGCCCTTGCAGCATCTCAAGTCCTCCTTTTGTTAAGTAAGCTGACATCTAAACCTCTGTACAGTTTATCGTATAATGTTCTGTAATTGAATTCTATCCTCTTATGTTTGGAAAAGGTACGGTTCAACAAAGTCAATAAACCCCAAACCTGCTGACACGCAAGGTCTGGGGTTTAATATTGTTACTCTTAGATCGCTAAATAGTTAACATAATATTGTTTATGTCACCTGACTGCAATTATACATTTTATCCCACATTCGTACTTGATTGCTGACATACTCTCTCAGCTCCAGCGGTCCCACAATTTCAGCATGAACCAATAGCGGCAGCACCCTCGCACAGGCCGAGCTATAATCATACATATTCACCGTTACAAGCCTTGCTTCTCCATCAGATTGGGTATTCATGACCTCCAGTCCCTGCAATATCTGCTCATTCTTAACGCGAGTACGGATGACCACCGGATAGAACTCCCGCGCTCTGCTGGTCTGAACGAAGGCTTGCTCTGCTTGACTCCAGTATGCCTGGAGAGAGAACTGCTCAGGGATGGCATAGGTCTCGTCCAATAAAGTAACGGCAGTGAACCGTTCGCATTTGAATGTCCGCAGATCCCCGGCGCGCTCGCAATAGGCGGCAAGATACCACTCCCCCTGCTTCGCGATGAGTCCATAGGGCTGCAGCTTCCGCAGTGATTTCTCCCCATTCACCTTAAGATAATCTGCCGTAATCTTCAGCTCCCGCCACACCGCAGTGCGCAGAGTCTCAAGATATGGCACTGTTGCCTGACCGCTCCACCACGGCGTAGCATCGAACAGGAACCGGCGCTGCGCGGTACGTATATCCTCCTGGTAAGGTGCGGGCAAACTTGCTTCCAGCTTCAAAAGCACACTCTTGAGCAGCAGACTCGTCTCTCCTGAACCGCTGGCCGGCATGCCCATCCCTGTCAAAAAGAGCTGGACCACCTCTTCCCCATGCAGCCTCCGCAGATTGACCGTATAGCCTTCCATGAGCGAAATCCCGCCGTTCGGCCCGGTGGCCGACACAAGTGGAAGGCCCGATTCCGCCAGGACATCAATATCCCTGTAGATCGAACGGACAGAGGTTTCCAGTGCTTCGGCCAGCTCCTTGGCCTTCATTTTGCCCCGGGATTCAAGCAGTAAAAGTATAGCAATCAGTCGGTGCAGCCGCATGTGTCTCCCCCAATTCTCATAATTCGTCTATTCTTGCCACTCTGTTGTCAACAATAGGGCGTTAAGATGAATGTATCAAATGTAAGGAGCTGCTGCAAATGAATATTGGCATATTGGGAACTGGATTCGGGGCGTATCATGCCTCTCTGCTGAAGCAAATGGAGTTCGTGAACCAGATCGTGGTCTTCGGGAGGAATGAGGCCAAGCTGCTGAAGCTGAAGGAAGAACTAGGGGTAGAGATCACGATGAATGCTGAGGACATTTTGTCTGATCCCGCGATTGACGTAGTGGATATCTGTCTGCCGTCTTCACTACATAAGACCTATGCGTTAGAGGCGCTGAGACGGGGCAAACATGTTTTTTGTGAGACGCCAGTTGTTCTGGAGCCTGAAGAAGGGCGGGAGCTACTGGACGCTGAACAGCGGTATGGCCGCAGAATCCTCGTTAACCAATTCATCAAATTCGATTATGCCTATGAATACCTGGAGCAGGCGGTTCGTGAGGAGACCTACGGGAAGCTTCTGCATCTGAGTATGCGCCGGGAGACCGCTCCGCTCTGGGGGGATCTGGGCCTCTCGGCCATCGCTGCCAATCTGATGATTCATGAGCTGGATTTCATCGCCTGGCTGATGGATTCACCTGTACCTTCTGCGGTCTGGGGTACCTCCGGTGACAAGGATGGACAGGCGCTGGTCCTGGCCTCCTTCCTGCAGCCTGAGTGGAGTGCACAGCTCACTGTTTCTTCGCAGATGCCGGGGAGTTATCCTTTTACTATCGGGTATGAAGCCTATTTCGAGCAGGCGAAGCTGGAGTTCCGTGAGTGCAGTGATGCGAATGGGGTGATCCAGGCGAGCCTTGCCGCGTATACTTCCGAGGGGCAAGTGGCCATCCCGCTGATTCCGAGTGATACCTATGCCAAAAGCTTGCGCCACGCACTCCTGAGCCTCCGGGACAGAACAAATTCTACGCTGTCGCTGCGACATGCGCTGAAGTCTCTGAACATGGCCTTCCAAATGACGGATCAGCTTACAGCGGGCACAGTAGCTTTGTGATTCTGCCGGCCAGAAACTGGCCAATGCAGGCTTCACGTATCGGGCCGCCCGGTACTAAGCGAAGTTTGGGGAACGGAAGTAGTTGGATTTTCTACATTTGCTGATGAACGAATCATCGCTTTTGAGATAACAATTGGAAAAATGGCACTTCTTCGGGCGCATTCCCGGCAAATACGCAACATCGCCTTCAGTAGATGCTGTTTTTCCAATTGCTTCAGGAGATCCACCTTGATACAGGTGAAAAAAGATACATTTTTCCACGTATTTCCTTCAACTAGCTCCGCTCCGCAGCCCTGTAATGGCTGATCAACGACAAGTCCAGATGCGTAACCCGCCCGTATGGGTTGACAGCGATGATCTGATTTGGCAGGGGTTCAGCTCTCTTTTTCCTTTAGTTAGTTACTAAGGTTAGATGTAGGTTTGGGTTTAGGCGTAGTAA is a window encoding:
- a CDS encoding sugar ABC transporter substrate-binding protein, with product MKKAGAVLLSAMLLGLTAGCAKPTASGNAESPGKQGDVELKFLMWGNQGHMDVYNKLISQFEADNPGIKVTMDSVPFTDYQQKISVLAAGKSLPDIAWVSERMIPQFKANGILADVSSFKDDASFNLDDYIPSTLDLFRDGDQLLGLPFSTPPVVMFYNKTLFDKANLTDPNTLASEGKWTWKTFEESAKAIAVKDAGGRVYGANFFRDWKTWAILSSYAWSYGSGPFNEDLTAFTWNDQYGVETLELLERMMYKDESHPKAGEQISFDAGNLGMFFDNYSYVSKARDIKGFEWSIAPMPSGSAGSVPMLGQAGYTLFKDSKHPEEAKKLLKLFASQSGIEATSTYFVPPRTSVLSSDAFLNQPNNPPAEHIVQAVIDEMPKARIIPGHIRWQDIDNAVLQGFDRLFGQSASAKDNMAKMQSDVEAILK
- a CDS encoding response regulator, coding for MMYKVLLVEDEIVIRQGMRELISRSVPFFEVTAEMPGGREALLYLKSELPDVMITDIRMKEMDGLALAEKVKSMYPGLLVIIVSGYGEFKYAQKAIEYGVLHYLLKPVERHELVSVMEKARLLLDKRHGISSLEHTPDPLRVESGGDTRKIIRDVKEYVRLHIDGDLRLQTVASHVNLNATYLSQLFKGEAGSNYSDYVTDSRMERAKWLLSHTQLKIYDVARLSGHQSPKHFMLVFKQQTGMTGGEYRNQFNSQE
- a CDS encoding sensor histidine kinase — protein: MLQGLILRLRRSKMRTRLLLLFTMLTLLPLSVQGMVTYRHFSSTLNEKTKQYTVDVAGQANANLDRLLKDLERLSLMPLYDEQVLSILAKYDGPMGSGTWALSDDYQKMKLYTSAQAYDRPEIRGIHLLSNSGTLFSNVEPLAVNTSWDARHDEWFSALTRSDGEWIILPPHRPSYYAGTDPSSYISVARVIKEPRTLRRLGYILIDAKQSAFGSVFAKLKIEESTNLMIIDGDQRLLYEQKPDNGQSAYGKLMGSGRINELHGGERERLGGTDYLFISHKSPYSGLSIIGLTPIGVMLKESRAMMIFTLWLALFCLVTVLLLAYAVSYRITLPLVELKSNMSRVERGDFNKRVSPLGGDEFGQLGRGFNKMMDEINRLFHEVLVTRLREKEAELSALQSQINPHFIYNTLESINMMAVQRRHDEVSDMVSALGKLLRYTIDKAGRLVSLGEEIAFVDSYVRIQQIRFGGKLTVHNEIEEEVLHLRIPKLTIQPLVENAIEHGIAEREEGTIWVSALRFDNELLITVRDDGNGLEEEALTALNREIEQDPSMNSLRRSEEESLGLRNIGQRIKLLYGEGGSLTVDGSPGQGLAVTITITIPESGGEDDV
- a CDS encoding YafY family protein, coding for MRLHRLIAILLLLESRGKMKAKELAEALETSVRSIYRDIDVLAESGLPLVSATGPNGGISLMEGYTVNLRRLHGEEVVQLFLTGMGMPASGSGETSLLLKSVLLKLEASLPAPYQEDIRTAQRRFLFDATPWWSGQATVPYLETLRTAVWRELKITADYLKVNGEKSLRKLQPYGLIAKQGEWYLAAYCERAGDLRTFKCERFTAVTLLDETYAIPEQFSLQAYWSQAEQAFVQTSRAREFYPVVIRTRVKNEQILQGLEVMNTQSDGEARLVTVNMYDYSSACARVLPLLVHAEIVGPLELREYVSNQVRMWDKMYNCSQVT
- a CDS encoding Gfo/Idh/MocA family oxidoreductase, producing the protein MNIGILGTGFGAYHASLLKQMEFVNQIVVFGRNEAKLLKLKEELGVEITMNAEDILSDPAIDVVDICLPSSLHKTYALEALRRGKHVFCETPVVLEPEEGRELLDAEQRYGRRILVNQFIKFDYAYEYLEQAVREETYGKLLHLSMRRETAPLWGDLGLSAIAANLMIHELDFIAWLMDSPVPSAVWGTSGDKDGQALVLASFLQPEWSAQLTVSSQMPGSYPFTIGYEAYFEQAKLEFRECSDANGVIQASLAAYTSEGQVAIPLIPSDTYAKSLRHALLSLRDRTNSTLSLRHALKSLNMAFQMTDQLTAGTVAL